Proteins from a single region of Fusobacterium gonidiaformans ATCC 25563:
- a CDS encoding M15 family metallopeptidase, whose amino-acid sequence MYTLSKKSLEKLQGVHINLINFMKELIEISPWDFKITDGVRTATEQNKLYQSGRTIPGPWKTNCDGYKKISNHQTKIDGLGYAVDIGVLIKEKNGKIVYKGDWKDFHYYQDIYNTAKKVGLIEKYSIEWGGTWKNRKDGPHFQILGADNVPYQK is encoded by the coding sequence ATGTATACACTTAGTAAGAAATCATTAGAAAAATTACAAGGAGTACATATAAATTTAATAAATTTTATGAAAGAATTGATAGAAATTTCTCCGTGGGATTTTAAAATTACTGATGGAGTTAGGACTGCAACAGAACAAAATAAATTATATCAAAGCGGGAGAACAATTCCCGGACCGTGGAAAACTAATTGCGATGGATATAAGAAGATTTCAAATCATCAGACAAAAATTGATGGATTAGGGTATGCTGTTGATATCGGAGTTCTTATAAAAGAAAAAAATGGAAAAATAGTTTATAAAGGCGATTGGAAAGATTTTCATTACTATCAAGATATATATAACACAGCAAAAAAAGTAGGTTTAATTGAAAAATACAGTATTGAATGGGGAGGGACGTGGAAAAATAGAAAAGATGGACCTCACTTTCAAATTTTAGGAGCAGATAATGTTCCTTATCAAAAATAA
- a CDS encoding phage tail protein, with the protein MLIGSLGNYIFVASSLYTKTFHSFSKETSVRWIEHKIMHEKPKLQFDGVELSQIKFTIHLNRFFNVNIQEEKKILEKYMKEGKVLRLILGGRKIGNYVITRISEDPKGYSAFGSVTKVELGVELKEYN; encoded by the coding sequence ATGTTAATAGGAAGTTTAGGTAATTACATTTTTGTAGCAAGCTCTTTATATACAAAAACATTTCATTCTTTTTCAAAAGAAACCTCTGTTCGCTGGATTGAACATAAAATTATGCATGAAAAACCAAAATTACAATTTGATGGAGTTGAATTGAGTCAGATTAAATTTACTATTCATTTGAATAGATTTTTCAATGTTAATATTCAAGAAGAAAAAAAGATACTTGAGAAATATATGAAAGAAGGAAAGGTTTTGCGGTTAATTTTAGGAGGAAGAAAAATTGGTAATTATGTTATTACAAGAATATCAGAGGATCCAAAGGGATATAGTGCTTTTGGCAGTGTGACAAAAGTAGAATTAGGAGTTGAATTGAAGGAGTATAACTGA
- a CDS encoding phage tail protein I, whose translation MNNLQNSDYSEIFPENLKKYKNLRTFSNVIEKILKEYVLFDSEKIAIFYTLEFQKDKVLDEIAWGLNVDNYRSTLDRDIKISLIKGAYWIHANKGTKKAVIDQLKKLNYTIDIQEWFEYKGKPFTFRLVTKKQNNNPDEIKKIVQLIDSYKNVRSILDSIVISNEKEFKIYVGGYKKISVMQIKEWR comes from the coding sequence ATGAATAATTTACAGAACTCAGACTATTCTGAAATTTTTCCAGAGAATTTGAAAAAGTATAAAAATTTAAGGACATTTTCTAATGTAATAGAGAAAATATTAAAAGAGTATGTTCTTTTTGATTCTGAAAAGATAGCTATATTCTATACTTTAGAATTTCAGAAAGATAAAGTTTTAGATGAAATAGCTTGGGGACTTAATGTTGATAACTATAGGTCTACTTTAGATAGAGATATAAAGATTTCTCTTATTAAAGGAGCATACTGGATCCATGCTAATAAGGGAACTAAAAAGGCAGTCATTGATCAATTAAAAAAATTAAATTATACAATTGATATTCAAGAATGGTTTGAGTATAAAGGAAAACCTTTTACATTTAGATTAGTAACAAAAAAACAAAATAACAATCCAGATGAAATTAAGAAAATAGTTCAGCTAATTGATAGTTATAAAAATGTAAGAAGTATCTTGGATTCGATTGTTATATCAAATGAAAAAGAATTTAAAATTTATGTTGGAGGGTATAAAAAAATTTCAGTTATGCAAATAAAAGAATGGAGATGA
- a CDS encoding DUF1353 domain-containing protein has translation MEVTKLILHPLVNGEKNELYQEYVYEINGYQIKVPQGFVTDLASVPRIFWSIFPPFGKYTPAAIVHDFLYSKYNTTGINRTLADKVFLFIMEELGVGYLKRKAMYRAVRSFGERSWKEKLKNDGYKDKAVVDRTEEALIYYEKWNKILKL, from the coding sequence ATGGAAGTAACTAAACTTATCTTACATCCTCTTGTAAATGGTGAGAAAAACGAACTTTATCAAGAGTATGTTTATGAAATCAATGGGTACCAAATTAAGGTACCCCAAGGTTTTGTAACAGATTTGGCTTCGGTTCCCCGAATTTTTTGGAGTATATTTCCGCCTTTTGGAAAGTATACTCCGGCAGCAATTGTGCATGATTTTCTATACAGCAAATACAACACTACTGGAATAAACAGAACTTTGGCTGATAAGGTTTTTCTGTTTATCATGGAAGAATTGGGTGTTGGATACTTGAAGCGAAAAGCAATGTATCGAGCGGTAAGGAGTTTTGGAGAGAGGAGTTGGAAAGAGAAGTTGAAGAACGATGGATACAAAGATAAAGCTGTTGTTGATCGCACAGAAGAGGCTTTAATCTATTATGAAAAATGGAATAAAATTCTAAAATTATAA
- a CDS encoding phage late control D family protein, with product MFLDIEKNIKVARRASLIVFYEGKNISSEIHNQLISCSQNDSINDLDTLDLTLENRDGVWLSSWMPSKGEEIRILLQLENWGEIERIVAHDMGTFFIDTVDFSGPPDVVNIKAISYDINSDIVDKKENHVWENVDFKTILNDISKKRKIENICDISFNRKYLRIEQKLQSDFDFLKKLCEEAGYNFKLFNKKIIVFEEEKYEKADIKKVFTKNQLESYRFYTEDTDTYSSCTIRYYDYKLKKNVEKKFSIKDRSSYKKKNKRDLLINEDKHITGKNRVEKDKQLKEIAKKALKGKNKKECKSTITFMGEEKLLSPGDTIFLNDFGKFSGKYLIDDIKINLLDYKMTAEMHKIMPMEVE from the coding sequence ATGTTTTTAGATATAGAGAAAAATATAAAAGTTGCAAGAAGAGCTTCTCTCATTGTTTTTTATGAGGGAAAAAATATATCATCAGAAATACACAATCAGTTGATTTCTTGTTCTCAAAATGATTCGATTAACGATTTGGATACTTTAGATTTAACTTTGGAAAACAGAGATGGAGTATGGTTATCTTCATGGATGCCTTCTAAAGGAGAAGAAATTAGAATTTTGTTACAATTGGAAAATTGGGGAGAAATAGAGAGAATTGTAGCACATGATATGGGAACATTTTTTATTGATACTGTGGATTTTAGTGGTCCTCCTGATGTTGTAAACATTAAAGCAATTTCCTATGATATAAATTCCGATATAGTTGACAAAAAAGAAAATCATGTATGGGAAAATGTTGATTTTAAGACAATTTTAAATGACATATCAAAGAAACGAAAAATAGAGAATATCTGTGATATTTCTTTTAATCGAAAATATTTGCGAATTGAGCAAAAGCTACAATCGGATTTTGATTTTTTAAAAAAATTATGTGAAGAAGCGGGATATAATTTTAAGTTATTTAATAAAAAGATAATTGTATTTGAAGAAGAGAAATATGAAAAAGCAGATATAAAAAAAGTTTTTACAAAAAATCAATTAGAAAGTTATCGTTTCTACACGGAAGATACAGATACTTATTCTAGCTGCACTATTCGGTACTATGACTATAAATTAAAAAAGAATGTTGAAAAAAAGTTTAGCATAAAAGATAGAAGCTCTTATAAAAAGAAAAATAAAAGAGATCTATTGATTAACGAAGATAAACATATCACTGGGAAAAATAGGGTTGAAAAAGATAAACAATTAAAAGAAATCGCAAAAAAGGCATTAAAAGGGAAGAATAAAAAAGAATGTAAAAGTACAATCACTTTTATGGGAGAGGAAAAGTTACTATCTCCCGGAGATACTATTTTTCTAAATGACTTTGGAAAATTTTCAGGAAAATATTTGATTGATGATATAAAAATCAATTTATTAGATTATAAAATGACAGCAGAAATGCATAAAATTATGCCAATGGAGGTGGAATGA
- a CDS encoding phage tail sheath family protein, whose product MAFRHGVTGNESPTRLIAAVSDGITPVYVGTAPINLCEKQYINEPMLCSSYAEAVEYFGYSDDFKNYTLCEAIDTHFSKFNIGPIVLINVLDPSKHRKEVSNKSISQINGMYLLEDTGIIADTVVITSSFEHTKKFNEKGQLLLIPKEEKSGAIQVSYSTLDPSAIKAKEIIGGIDGETGKKTGLEAVADVFPKYRKVPSLLLAPKWSTDSTVAAVIEAKARKINGHFQAMGLVDLDTTKVKKYGDATKAKNDNNISSTFLDVSFPKIALGNQQYHISTQKAALLQLLAFNSEDVPFKSPSNQNMKGDSSVLADGTAIRLGLDEANYLNSQGISTVINWIGGWRFWGNRTSCYPAVSDPKDAFIVSRMMFNWLINSLVLTYWQKVDSPTNKVLIETITDSINIWLNGLVAAGKIIGARVEFRRADNPTTSLLDGKIKFKLYFTPALPAEEIIFDLEIDTKYYENLF is encoded by the coding sequence ATGGCATTTAGACATGGAGTAACAGGAAATGAAAGTCCTACGAGATTGATTGCAGCTGTCAGTGATGGGATAACACCGGTGTATGTTGGCACAGCTCCTATCAATCTTTGTGAAAAACAATATATAAATGAACCTATGTTGTGTAGCTCATATGCAGAAGCAGTAGAATATTTTGGATATTCAGATGATTTTAAAAATTATACCCTATGTGAAGCAATTGACACTCATTTTTCAAAGTTTAATATAGGACCTATTGTTTTAATCAATGTGTTGGATCCAAGTAAACATAGAAAAGAAGTTTCTAATAAAAGTATTTCTCAAATAAATGGAATGTATTTATTAGAAGATACGGGTATTATTGCAGATACTGTGGTTATTACAAGTTCCTTTGAACATACTAAAAAATTTAATGAAAAAGGGCAATTATTACTGATTCCTAAAGAAGAAAAATCAGGAGCAATTCAAGTAAGTTATAGTACATTGGATCCATCAGCTATTAAAGCAAAAGAAATTATAGGTGGAATTGATGGAGAAACAGGAAAGAAAACCGGGTTGGAAGCGGTAGCTGATGTATTTCCAAAATATAGAAAAGTTCCAAGCTTATTATTAGCACCAAAATGGTCAACAGATTCCACAGTTGCCGCTGTTATTGAAGCAAAAGCAAGAAAAATCAATGGACATTTTCAAGCTATGGGATTGGTGGATTTAGATACTACAAAAGTGAAAAAATATGGAGATGCAACAAAAGCAAAAAATGATAATAATATTTCTTCTACTTTTTTGGATGTATCATTTCCAAAGATTGCATTGGGGAACCAACAATATCATATCTCAACACAGAAAGCAGCATTACTTCAACTATTAGCATTTAATTCAGAAGATGTGCCATTCAAATCTCCATCGAATCAGAATATGAAAGGAGATTCGTCAGTATTAGCAGACGGAACGGCAATACGGCTAGGGTTGGATGAAGCGAATTATTTAAATAGTCAAGGGATTTCTACAGTCATTAACTGGATTGGTGGATGGAGATTTTGGGGAAATAGAACATCTTGTTATCCTGCAGTATCAGATCCAAAAGATGCATTTATTGTAAGTAGAATGATGTTTAACTGGTTAATCAACTCATTAGTCTTAACCTATTGGCAAAAAGTAGACAGTCCAACAAACAAAGTTCTAATTGAGACAATCACAGACAGTATCAATATTTGGTTGAATGGACTGGTAGCAGCAGGAAAAATAATAGGAGCAAGAGTAGAGTTTAGAAGAGCAGATAATCCGACCACAAGTCTACTCGATGGAAAAATTAAGTTCAAGCTATATTTTACTCCGGCATTGCCTGCAGAAGAAATTATATTTGACTTAGAGATTGATACCAAATACTATGAAAACTTGTTTTAG
- a CDS encoding phage tail protein has protein sequence MKFNGLTNEGKAYLAKIKTNHGTIEFKSMKFGDGSLLSYENPETFKRLKNQKSEKEILDKISNGDTITLNAVVDNAALKHGYYLREIGIFVSDQGKEILFFYMNDGDETSFVPPETDGPYKAEIGINLVISNVKSIVVNNEVPDLYVTKAFVERKLKEKQDVIVWKSGGNLEKTNLTENDSSKLFTAKGALDLWNKLTSLIAEKEPKISKLNGFNLSKSDADDLDSSNTLATSKAVKKVKDALNRLNLNWNSITGKPNFGLKSGEFMEGHRLAESLGVKEYSGLISSYGQKIAGNAYYDSNTKKMFYCKETNSYTSANSTYFEPFDNKELLNRLNNLHKLFKKIIENDFIKITFFHDKDDQVCYGFVTVKRQFRIGSDRVVCDNPLHKAFGGIVTAKFKGNYEGYFFRGFFLTIEENHVYADIENFTVYLK, from the coding sequence ATGAAGTTTAATGGATTAACAAACGAAGGAAAAGCATATTTAGCGAAAATAAAAACAAATCACGGAACAATAGAATTTAAAAGTATGAAATTTGGTGATGGAAGTTTATTATCTTATGAAAATCCAGAAACATTTAAAAGATTAAAGAACCAAAAGTCAGAAAAAGAAATTTTAGATAAAATTTCAAATGGAGACACAATAACATTAAATGCTGTTGTAGATAATGCAGCATTGAAGCATGGATATTATTTGAGAGAAATTGGAATTTTTGTTTCAGACCAAGGGAAGGAAATACTATTTTTCTATATGAACGATGGAGATGAAACTTCATTTGTTCCTCCTGAGACAGATGGACCATATAAGGCTGAAATTGGAATCAATCTGGTAATTTCTAATGTGAAGAGTATTGTTGTAAACAATGAAGTTCCAGATTTGTATGTGACAAAAGCATTTGTTGAGAGAAAATTAAAAGAAAAACAGGATGTAATTGTATGGAAAAGTGGTGGGAATTTAGAAAAAACAAATTTGACAGAAAACGACTCGAGCAAATTGTTTACAGCAAAAGGAGCATTAGATTTATGGAATAAACTAACTTCTTTAATTGCAGAAAAAGAGCCTAAAATCTCTAAACTGAACGGATTTAATCTGTCAAAATCGGATGCGGATGACTTAGATAGCTCTAATACGCTAGCAACTTCTAAAGCAGTTAAAAAGGTTAAAGATGCTTTGAACAGATTGAATTTGAATTGGAATAGCATTACTGGCAAACCTAATTTCGGTCTTAAATCGGGGGAGTTCATGGAGGGACATAGGTTGGCGGAAAGCTTAGGAGTGAAAGAATACTCAGGCTTAATAAGCAGTTATGGACAAAAAATAGCAGGAAATGCTTACTATGATAGTAATACTAAGAAAATGTTTTATTGCAAAGAAACAAATAGCTATACGTCCGCAAATAGCACATATTTCGAGCCGTTTGATAACAAAGAACTTCTCAATAGATTGAATAATCTACACAAATTATTTAAAAAAATTATAGAAAATGATTTTATAAAAATAACATTCTTCCACGACAAAGATGATCAAGTCTGTTATGGCTTTGTTACTGTAAAAAGACAGTTTCGCATCGGAAGCGATAGAGTTGTTTGTGATAACCCTCTTCACAAAGCGTTTGGCGGAATTGTGACAGCTAAATTTAAAGGAAACTACGAAGGTTATTTTTTTAGAGGTTTCTTTTTAACTATTGAAGAAAATCATGTCTATGCAGACATAGAGAACTTTACTGTCTATTTAAAATAA
- a CDS encoding phage tail tape measure protein: MKEIGISFGIGAVVGGAFSKSFGIASKGVSGLNREIINLQRSQQLLAKYDKDKKALFEKARTIKQTKAAIEELRKSMKGEHGQTKENTKALSNLEKKLQNLNKSYSKELTGVRETAKLLKSKNIEIKNTSESYKVLEKQVQQATKATNRYNKAASLDKSAGRISKIGGKAITAGVAGLGLLYKPIQQAIKAEGAFADVKKQFDFDNKEEEDKFKKELHKIITEKKIAISLEELYGAAASAGQSGLNKKEAIQYIELASKIGMAFDMNREEAAKAMFEMRNALNLPYDGLVELTDKMNYLGNTTGASAANITDFVNRVGNIGKMSGFSADKVAAIGASLIEQGMDPDVAATGAKKVFSAMTKGSAVTKNQAEVYSALGINPVQLAKLAQNDAEKALDTLFMAISRKPKHEQGAIMFQLFGEEGKRGAVAIASNLERIHENLSKIKGTESKGSVDSEADIKRATTENQIEILKGKASIAFSQLGNLLLPEVNEILNSFSNLLSKITEFQELHPEGFKQFMKWIGYGSIAMLGFGAVLKPVSWGIKTYSKYMEIAGFMTEHKFGTKLFSVGKKLITGVGKGVKAIKGFGATLLGNPLTWYVAGILAIVAAGYLLYKNWDTVKQGAVDLKNKVVELVDKYWFMLGPLGALVKGGIEVYRNWDTIKEKAGELKDNIANMVTNIILKWDSFKASTQEILGDVFSWIEGKWNSIKNTGAGVLEFYLGIFSKLQEKFDWLVNKGKSLLGIGEEPKNSPSGRALPKFATGGIVSSPTIAWVGEGGYSESIIPHDRSNRSLNLWEKTGQMIGAYDRSQQNSFQLVYSPTIQARDLQGVQQELKNSKEEAFREFKSMMREYEREQRRRGYGR; this comes from the coding sequence ATGAAAGAAATAGGAATTTCTTTTGGAATAGGAGCCGTTGTTGGAGGAGCATTCTCAAAATCATTTGGCATAGCAAGTAAAGGTGTTTCCGGCTTAAATAGAGAAATTATCAATTTACAACGTTCACAACAATTACTTGCTAAATATGACAAGGATAAGAAAGCTTTATTTGAAAAAGCAAGAACAATAAAACAAACAAAGGCAGCTATTGAAGAATTGAGAAAAAGCATGAAAGGAGAGCATGGACAGACAAAAGAAAATACAAAAGCTCTCTCTAATTTAGAAAAAAAATTACAAAATTTAAATAAGTCTTATTCTAAGGAGCTTACTGGAGTAAGGGAAACTGCCAAGCTTTTAAAATCAAAGAATATAGAAATAAAGAATACATCAGAATCATATAAAGTGTTGGAAAAACAAGTACAACAGGCTACAAAAGCTACAAATCGATACAATAAAGCAGCAAGCTTAGATAAATCTGCAGGAAGAATATCTAAAATAGGAGGAAAAGCGATTACAGCCGGAGTAGCCGGTTTAGGTTTATTATACAAACCGATTCAACAGGCGATAAAAGCTGAAGGGGCATTTGCAGACGTCAAGAAACAGTTTGATTTTGATAATAAAGAGGAAGAAGATAAATTCAAAAAAGAATTGCATAAAATTATTACAGAGAAAAAAATTGCAATCAGTCTTGAGGAACTTTATGGAGCAGCGGCATCTGCAGGTCAATCAGGATTAAATAAAAAGGAAGCAATACAATATATTGAGTTAGCATCCAAGATTGGAATGGCATTTGATATGAATCGTGAAGAAGCAGCCAAGGCAATGTTTGAAATGAGAAATGCATTAAATTTACCTTATGATGGACTTGTTGAATTGACGGATAAAATGAACTATTTAGGTAATACTACGGGAGCAAGTGCAGCTAATATTACAGATTTTGTAAATAGAGTAGGTAATATTGGGAAAATGTCAGGTTTTTCTGCTGATAAAGTAGCTGCAATTGGGGCTAGTTTAATAGAGCAAGGTATGGATCCGGACGTAGCAGCTACAGGAGCTAAAAAAGTATTTAGTGCAATGACAAAGGGAAGTGCAGTTACAAAAAACCAAGCAGAAGTATATTCGGCTTTAGGCATCAATCCGGTACAACTTGCAAAATTGGCTCAGAATGATGCTGAAAAAGCTTTAGATACTCTATTTATGGCAATATCAAGAAAACCAAAGCATGAGCAAGGGGCAATCATGTTTCAGTTGTTTGGGGAAGAAGGAAAACGAGGAGCTGTAGCAATTGCAAGTAATCTTGAAAGAATTCACGAAAATCTATCAAAAATAAAAGGAACGGAATCTAAAGGAAGTGTGGATAGTGAGGCGGATATTAAGAGAGCCACGACAGAAAACCAAATAGAGATTTTGAAAGGAAAAGCAAGTATTGCTTTTAGTCAACTAGGAAACTTACTGTTGCCGGAAGTCAATGAAATTCTCAATTCATTTTCTAACTTACTTTCTAAAATAACGGAATTTCAAGAATTGCATCCTGAGGGATTTAAGCAGTTTATGAAATGGATTGGATACGGTTCCATTGCAATGTTAGGTTTTGGAGCTGTATTAAAGCCAGTATCATGGGGAATAAAGACATATTCTAAATACATGGAAATCGCAGGGTTTATGACTGAGCATAAATTCGGAACTAAATTATTTTCTGTAGGGAAAAAGTTAATTACTGGAGTTGGTAAAGGTGTAAAAGCAATAAAGGGCTTTGGGGCTACTTTATTAGGAAATCCATTGACTTGGTATGTCGCTGGAATACTAGCTATTGTTGCTGCAGGATATTTATTATACAAAAATTGGGATACAGTGAAGCAAGGTGCGGTTGATTTAAAAAATAAAGTAGTAGAGTTAGTCGATAAATATTGGTTTATGTTGGGACCATTGGGAGCGTTAGTAAAAGGTGGAATAGAAGTATATAGGAATTGGGACACGATAAAAGAAAAGGCTGGAGAACTAAAGGATAATATTGCTAATATGGTTACCAATATTATTTTGAAATGGGATTCATTCAAAGCTTCCACACAAGAAATTTTAGGAGATGTATTTTCTTGGATTGAAGGAAAATGGAATTCTATTAAAAATACTGGGGCTGGTGTTTTAGAATTTTATCTTGGAATTTTTTCTAAATTACAAGAAAAGTTTGACTGGTTAGTGAATAAAGGAAAATCGTTACTAGGAATTGGAGAAGAACCTAAAAATTCACCTTCGGGGAGAGCTTTGCCAAAATTTGCTACAGGAGGAATCGTTTCTAGTCCAACTATAGCATGGGTTGGAGAAGGTGGGTATTCTGAATCTATTATCCCACATGATAGAAGCAATAGAAGCTTAAATCTATGGGAAAAAACAGGGCAGATGATTGGAGCATATGATCGCAGTCAACAAAATTCTTTTCAACTTGTGTACTCCCCAACGATTCAAGCAAGAGATTTGCAAGGAGTACAACAGGAGCTTAAGAATTCAAAAGAAGAAGCTTTTCGTGAGTTCAAATCAATGATGAGAGAGTATGAAAGAGAACAAAGGAGAAGAGGATATGGAAGATAG
- a CDS encoding phage baseplate assembly protein V has protein sequence MIRYGKVSSVFPERGTVKVVFEDLEIPSAEIPVLMGRTEKTKYYSLPKIGESGICIFPENSFFGFYLGAGYDKATPVPSGAGEGVDVTIYADGTVIKYDENKSELYIDCKKTIKIIATEMEISSQKIKIAGDVDIDGTVNVTKDVVAKGVSLTTHVHSGISPGNSKTGGPE, from the coding sequence ATGATTCGATATGGAAAAGTCAGTAGTGTATTTCCAGAAAGAGGAACTGTGAAAGTTGTTTTTGAAGACCTGGAAATTCCATCAGCTGAAATTCCAGTTTTAATGGGGAGAACAGAAAAAACTAAATATTATTCACTTCCAAAGATTGGAGAATCAGGGATTTGTATTTTCCCTGAAAATTCATTCTTCGGATTCTATTTGGGTGCAGGTTACGATAAAGCTACTCCTGTTCCTTCCGGAGCTGGAGAGGGGGTAGATGTAACTATTTATGCTGACGGAACAGTAATAAAATATGATGAAAATAAATCAGAATTGTATATAGATTGTAAGAAAACGATTAAGATTATAGCAACAGAAATGGAGATTTCTTCACAAAAAATAAAAATAGCTGGAGATGTTGACATAGATGGGACAGTCAATGTAACAAAAGATGTTGTTGCAAAAGGAGTGTCTCTTACTACTCATGTCCATTCAGGAATTAGCCCTGGAAATAGTAAAACAGGAGGTCCGGAATAA
- a CDS encoding baseplate assembly protein, protein MNDFNFIELDTNEIKQQSKKAYEEIMKVKIQEGDPAEDFIDWVVYILSTTKNYVNFVGKMNLLRYSSGKYLDALGELMDVERIQERSSECLVEYTFSKIFDEEIIIPKGHKVSKGNLYFESIEQIRLEIGRRKVTGKVRCLQSGVVGNEVEIGEINTIIDDIPYLLSVSNITKSTGGAIREGDNSYRDRIRLKPKAFSVAGPYGAYQYHTITAHQDIIDTHIYTPQDTPGVVKVIPLLSLGKIPSKEILEIVRTRLDDESIRPLTDKVEVEAPKQHSYDIIGKYWIKKGEDVIFIKNKIEIALQEYIDWQKAKLGRDINPNKLIQLLIMAGAKRVELSDFTFVKLERNTVAKENTVNLKYQGEEDE, encoded by the coding sequence ATGAATGATTTCAATTTCATAGAGTTGGATACAAATGAAATAAAGCAACAAAGTAAAAAGGCGTATGAAGAAATTATGAAAGTAAAAATACAAGAAGGAGATCCGGCGGAAGACTTTATAGATTGGGTAGTATACATTCTATCAACCACGAAAAATTATGTTAATTTCGTAGGAAAAATGAATTTATTAAGATATTCATCAGGAAAATATTTAGATGCTCTTGGAGAATTGATGGATGTGGAAAGAATTCAGGAGCGAAGTTCTGAATGTCTAGTTGAATATACATTCTCAAAAATTTTTGATGAAGAAATAATAATTCCAAAAGGACATAAAGTGTCGAAAGGAAACTTATATTTCGAAAGTATCGAACAGATTCGATTAGAAATTGGAAGAAGAAAAGTGACAGGGAAAGTCAGATGCTTACAGTCAGGAGTTGTTGGAAATGAAGTTGAAATAGGAGAAATAAATACGATTATAGATGATATACCATACTTACTTTCTGTATCTAATATTACCAAAAGTACCGGGGGAGCAATCAGAGAGGGAGATAATTCTTATCGAGATAGGATTAGATTAAAGCCAAAAGCCTTTTCCGTGGCAGGACCGTATGGAGCATATCAATATCACACTATTACAGCTCATCAGGATATTATTGATACTCATATATATACTCCTCAAGATACTCCCGGAGTGGTGAAAGTGATTCCATTATTGTCTCTAGGGAAAATACCTTCAAAAGAAATTTTGGAAATTGTTCGTACAAGATTAGATGATGAAAGTATTCGCCCCTTGACAGATAAGGTAGAAGTGGAAGCACCAAAACAACATTCTTATGATATTATAGGAAAATATTGGATAAAAAAAGGAGAAGATGTTATTTTTATTAAGAATAAAATTGAAATAGCATTGCAAGAATATATAGATTGGCAGAAAGCAAAGCTTGGAAGAGATATAAATCCAAATAAGTTAATTCAATTGCTTATCATGGCTGGGGCAAAAAGGGTAGAGTTGAGCGATTTTACATTTGTAAAATTAGAAAGAAATACGGTAGCGAAAGAAAACACAGTAAATTTAAAATATCAAGGAGAAGAGGATGAATAA
- a CDS encoding phage major tail tube protein translates to MAKTIGIIPEKIINYRCFADGEMSPSALVDVDLPDIQYMSETISGAGIAGEIDSPTLGHFSALEIGLNLRTLIKKDFSLFSQKVYALEFRAATQSTDMVNGTINKGRLKVSARVVPKSMALGKLEVGKPSGSNQKFACHYLKVEVDGETVLEIDKINMIFNVNGTDLLAEVRDAMGM, encoded by the coding sequence ATGGCAAAAACAATTGGAATTATTCCAGAGAAAATAATTAACTATAGATGTTTTGCTGATGGGGAAATGTCTCCTTCAGCATTGGTTGATGTAGACCTTCCTGACATTCAGTATATGTCAGAAACAATTAGTGGAGCAGGTATTGCAGGAGAAATTGATTCCCCTACTTTAGGACATTTTTCAGCATTAGAAATAGGATTAAATCTTAGAACATTGATTAAAAAAGATTTTTCTCTTTTTTCACAAAAAGTATACGCATTAGAATTTAGAGCAGCTACACAATCAACCGACATGGTAAATGGAACGATTAACAAAGGAAGATTAAAGGTTTCAGCTAGAGTAGTTCCAAAAAGCATGGCACTCGGTAAATTGGAAGTAGGAAAGCCATCCGGATCGAATCAGAAGTTTGCATGTCACTATTTGAAAGTAGAAGTAGATGGAGAAACGGTGCTTGAAATCGATAAAATCAACATGATATTTAATGTAAACGGAACGGATTTACTGGCAGAAGTTCGAGATGCTATGGGAATGTAG